From a single Paenibacillus sp. FSL W8-0426 genomic region:
- a CDS encoding beta-galactosidase — protein MTLNRPVQMGVDYYPEHWPPAMWEQDARLMAESGVRIVRVGEFAWSRMEPSDGKFDWTWLDEALNTLHCHGLQVVIGTPTMTPPRWLTEKCPDILPVLPNGQINHEGVRGHRCYNSPSMRTYSARIVQKLTERYGQHPAVIGWQTDNEFSFTDCQCDACADAFRDWVRSRYDTLEQLNEAWGTVVWSGEYNDWEQVTPPYGGSPFQNPSLLLDYTRFQSDSIAAFQQIQIALIRRNCPGHAVTHNFHTYPQKADQYSIGRELDFASFDYYPNPSPGKTETSPYSGALSLDLTRGIKRRNFWIMEQLSGPPGCWFPMWRAPQPGFLRAHSWQAIARGADAVVHFRWRSAVAGAEQFWHGLIDHSNVPGRRFREFQQLCAEVNRLGERLQGSTLQHQVAILHSHDQLNALHIQKQAEGLDYYENIKVWHRTLTQLGIGADVIHEAESLDGYSVVIAPHLYLLDQDSAERLQSFAAAGGTLVLTHRSGVKNNSNICTMSPLPGLLSTCAGVRVIEYDPLGSDSATILGDQGERYSASQWADVLELDTAEAIAVYADQFYAKTAAVTRNRWGQGNVYYMATQPEQAYLSQLLRSIAEEHGLSEVQSLPQGVQITTRTGPGGTFRFILNLSPEAAIVDLGAEALSALDASRLGPKLELPPYGVEIIEVRP, from the coding sequence ATGACATTGAACCGTCCCGTACAGATGGGCGTTGATTATTATCCCGAGCATTGGCCGCCTGCCATGTGGGAACAGGATGCCAGGCTGATGGCCGAAAGCGGAGTTCGCATCGTGCGCGTCGGTGAATTCGCCTGGAGCCGGATGGAACCTTCGGACGGAAAGTTCGATTGGACTTGGTTAGACGAAGCACTAAATACACTTCACTGCCACGGGCTGCAGGTCGTTATTGGCACGCCAACGATGACCCCGCCTCGCTGGCTTACCGAAAAGTGCCCGGATATTCTGCCTGTTCTCCCAAACGGACAGATCAATCACGAAGGCGTCAGGGGCCACCGCTGTTATAACAGCCCCAGCATGAGAACTTACAGCGCCCGGATCGTGCAAAAACTGACCGAGCGCTACGGCCAACACCCCGCGGTCATCGGCTGGCAGACCGACAACGAATTCAGCTTCACCGATTGCCAGTGCGACGCCTGCGCCGACGCGTTCCGGGACTGGGTTCGCTCCCGTTACGATACATTGGAGCAGCTCAATGAGGCTTGGGGAACGGTCGTGTGGAGCGGAGAGTACAACGATTGGGAGCAAGTTACGCCGCCGTACGGGGGCTCCCCGTTCCAGAATCCTTCGCTGCTGCTCGATTACACCCGCTTCCAGTCGGATTCGATCGCTGCCTTCCAGCAGATCCAAATCGCGCTGATCCGTCGGAACTGCCCAGGTCATGCGGTTACGCACAATTTTCACACGTATCCGCAAAAAGCGGACCAATACAGCATCGGTCGGGAGCTGGATTTCGCGTCTTTCGATTATTATCCGAACCCTTCGCCGGGCAAAACGGAGACATCTCCTTACAGCGGCGCGCTGTCCCTGGATCTCACCAGAGGCATTAAACGCCGCAATTTCTGGATCATGGAACAGCTCAGCGGACCGCCGGGATGCTGGTTCCCGATGTGGCGAGCGCCCCAGCCGGGCTTCCTGCGCGCCCATTCCTGGCAGGCCATTGCTCGCGGAGCCGATGCGGTCGTGCATTTTCGCTGGCGCAGCGCCGTCGCGGGCGCAGAACAGTTTTGGCATGGGCTGATCGACCACAGCAACGTTCCCGGCCGCAGATTCCGGGAGTTCCAGCAGCTCTGCGCTGAAGTGAATCGGCTTGGCGAGCGTTTGCAAGGATCAACCCTGCAGCATCAAGTAGCGATACTGCACTCGCACGACCAACTGAACGCGCTTCACATTCAGAAGCAGGCGGAGGGTCTGGACTACTACGAGAACATCAAAGTCTGGCATCGCACATTAACTCAACTCGGCATCGGAGCCGATGTCATTCACGAAGCCGAATCGCTGGACGGGTACAGCGTCGTCATCGCCCCGCACCTGTATTTGCTGGACCAAGACAGCGCTGAACGGCTGCAAAGCTTTGCCGCTGCGGGCGGCACGCTTGTGCTTACCCATCGTTCGGGCGTCAAAAATAACAGCAACATCTGCACCATGTCTCCTCTTCCCGGCTTGCTGTCGACCTGTGCGGGGGTCCGGGTCATCGAATACGATCCACTCGGCAGCGACTCTGCTACAATATTGGGAGACCAAGGAGAGCGATATTCTGCCTCGCAATGGGCCGACGTTTTGGAGCTGGATACGGCAGAAGCCATCGCCGTGTACGCCGACCAGTTTTATGCGAAAACCGCTGCCGTAACCCGGAACCGCTGGGGACAAGGGAACGTCTATTACATGGCCACGCAACCGGAGCAGGCCTACCTTAGTCAACTCCTTCGATCAATTGCTGAAGAACACGGATTATCAGAAGTACAGTCCCTGCCTCAAGGCGTACAAATAACGACCCGCACCGGGCCGGGCGGAACGTTCCGTTTCATCCTCAATCTCAGCCCTGAAGCGGCCATCGTCGACTTGGGTGCAGAAGCTCTTTCTGCATTGGATGCATCCCGCCTTGGGCCGAAGCTGGAGCTTCCTCCCTACGGTGTGGAGATTATTGAGGTCCGACCATAA
- a CDS encoding glycoside hydrolase family 88 protein — protein MLNVEDQSWLERLIAKFDHKLAWVSEKSRDKIPYTTIGGTHDDRSVHNPSGTVTDGINWWTNGFWGGMMWLMYHATGQEKYKDIASVSEEKLDKCFDDFYGLHHDVGFMWQLTSVANYKLTNNPDSRKRALHAATLLAGRFNPVGGFLRAWNDIEGEDTRGWAIIDCMLNIPLLYWAAEETGDPRFKHIANMHADTAITAFVRSDGSVNHIVEFDPFKGGIIRTHGGQGYQAGSSWTRGQSWALYGFMMSYHHTGNIEYLNAAKRIAHYFISNIPENGVISVDFRQPSEPRLEDDTAAAIAACGLIEMAKTVEMHDKNIYLRAALKLLKALESRSNWTNQSDAIIQNGSAAYHANVHHQPMIYGDFFFLEAALKLKGKDLYLW, from the coding sequence ATGTTGAATGTTGAAGACCAGTCATGGCTGGAGCGTTTAATCGCCAAGTTTGATCATAAATTGGCCTGGGTAAGCGAAAAATCAAGGGATAAAATCCCTTATACGACCATTGGCGGGACACATGACGATCGTTCTGTACATAACCCCTCAGGGACAGTCACCGATGGAATCAATTGGTGGACCAACGGTTTTTGGGGCGGCATGATGTGGCTGATGTACCATGCTACGGGACAGGAAAAATATAAAGATATTGCTTCGGTGTCAGAGGAAAAACTGGACAAATGCTTTGATGATTTTTATGGACTGCACCATGACGTTGGTTTTATGTGGCAGCTCACGAGCGTAGCCAACTACAAACTTACGAATAATCCAGATTCCCGCAAGAGGGCCCTGCATGCAGCAACCCTTTTGGCAGGGAGATTCAATCCCGTCGGAGGTTTCCTCCGAGCCTGGAACGATATCGAAGGGGAGGATACAAGGGGATGGGCAATCATTGACTGTATGCTCAACATCCCGCTGCTGTATTGGGCGGCAGAAGAAACGGGAGACCCTAGATTCAAACACATTGCGAATATGCATGCGGATACAGCCATAACGGCGTTTGTTCGATCAGACGGGTCTGTGAACCACATTGTAGAGTTCGATCCCTTCAAAGGCGGGATCATCAGAACGCATGGCGGTCAAGGTTATCAAGCAGGCTCTTCGTGGACAAGAGGCCAGTCGTGGGCGCTATATGGATTCATGATGAGTTATCATCATACGGGGAACATCGAATACCTGAATGCGGCCAAGCGGATCGCACATTACTTTATATCCAACATTCCTGAGAACGGGGTGATATCTGTGGATTTCAGGCAGCCGTCAGAACCACGGCTGGAGGACGATACAGCTGCAGCCATTGCGGCTTGCGGTCTGATTGAAATGGCCAAGACGGTTGAAATGCACGACAAGAACATTTATCTCAGAGCAGCATTAAAGCTGTTAAAGGCATTGGAGTCACGAAGCAATTGGACGAACCAATCGGATGCCATCATTCAAAACGGTTCAGCAGCATATCATGCGAATGTTCACCATCAACCCATGATTTACGGGGATTTCTTTTTTTTGGAGGCTGCGCTCAAGCTCAAAGGAAAAGATCTTTATCTTTGGTAA
- a CDS encoding AraC family transcriptional regulator, whose translation MKRMFEAVIFGGSKLFWDYRLTNTTHYKGYYHWHQCCEVLYVHDGTGHVVVNGKTYPIRRGMLFFFRPYQLHHVYASVNSDNPYVRTIFHFDMQLVNDMLQSLPKRKALFTSLCNGNSIVQAFDLLSFESVVERNLQDYHHSRQEGRGEDTEEIAMMILRLLDILIRDHHSGMSGPIPAEDRKSNGYAQKVMSWIDEHYQESFRLDDLSEVMHLSKFYLSKLFHEQTGSTLKEYVTAKRMRHACRLLETSAKSVEWIGSEVGFANPSYFVQVFKQEVGTTPLKYRTRFLQFDDVQEDGKPAGAGFSYNEK comes from the coding sequence ATGAAACGCATGTTTGAGGCTGTCATTTTCGGAGGTTCCAAGCTGTTTTGGGACTACCGGCTTACGAATACGACTCATTACAAAGGCTACTATCATTGGCACCAGTGCTGCGAAGTATTATACGTTCATGATGGAACGGGGCACGTCGTGGTCAACGGTAAAACATACCCGATCCGCCGCGGGATGCTGTTCTTTTTCCGGCCGTATCAGCTGCACCATGTATATGCCAGCGTGAATTCGGATAACCCCTACGTCCGAACCATTTTTCACTTTGACATGCAGCTGGTTAACGATATGCTGCAGTCCTTGCCTAAACGCAAAGCGCTGTTTACCTCTTTATGCAACGGCAACTCCATCGTTCAAGCGTTTGACCTGTTATCTTTCGAGTCCGTTGTCGAACGTAATTTGCAAGACTATCATCATTCAAGGCAGGAAGGCAGGGGGGAAGATACGGAAGAGATCGCTATGATGATTCTGCGGCTTCTGGACATTCTCATTCGTGATCATCATTCGGGGATGAGCGGACCGATCCCGGCGGAGGATCGCAAATCAAACGGCTACGCGCAAAAGGTAATGAGTTGGATCGATGAACACTATCAGGAATCCTTTCGTTTGGATGACCTTTCCGAAGTCATGCATTTATCCAAATTTTATTTGTCCAAACTTTTTCATGAACAAACAGGCAGCACCCTTAAGGAATATGTTACGGCCAAACGGATGAGGCATGCATGCCGATTGCTGGAGACTTCGGCAAAGTCGGTCGAATGGATCGGATCAGAGGTAGGCTTCGCAAACCCGTCATACTTTGTCCAAGTGTTCAAGCAAGAAGTGGGTACAACCCCGCTTAAATACCGAACAAGGTTCTTGCAGTTCGATGACGTACAAGAAGATGGCAAACCGGCGGGAGCGGGTTTTTCATACAACGAAAAGTGA